DNA from Deltaproteobacteria bacterium:
ATCCTTGTGGTCCGTTTCTTGAATAAACTTCTTATCATTGGCGTGACGGAAACACAGATGACCTTGCTCGGAGAGGAGCTGGCGGACCATGTTCAAGATCCTGATTTCGCTTCCGTGCTGGAGAAGCATCAAAAAGAAGGCCTTGCTAGCCTCGGCCGTAATTCTGCTGGCCCTGGTCTTGCCGGCCACAAGTCTGGCCGCTGAACCTGTTCTGCCGACTTTGTCCCTTTCCTTGGCTGCGGGCCAGACCGATCCTGAGAAGGTTTCCGTCCTGCTCGAAATCCTGGCTCTGCTGACGGTTCTCTCTCTAGCTCCGGGGATTGTCCTGACCCTGACTTCCTTTACAAGAATCATCATCGTTTTCCATTTTCTCCGGCAGGCCATGGGCACCCAGCAGATGCCGCCGAACCAGATCATGGCTGGCCTGGCAATCTTCATGACCGTGGCTATCATGTTCCCGGTTGGAAAACAGATCAACGATCAGGCCTTGCAGCCCTACCTCGACGAGAGAATCGGCTACAAGGAGGCTCTAGAGCGGACCGAAACCCCTCTTCGATCATTTCTTTTCAAGCACACCAGAGAGAAGGACCTGTCGGTCTTCTACTCCATCACCGGCATCGAACGCCCTCAGAGCAAAGACGACGTTCCGTTCATGCTGCTCGTTCCCGCCTACGTCATCAGCGAACTGAAGACCGGTTTTCAGATCGGTTTTTTGATCTACATACCCTTTCTGATTTTGGACATGGTTGTGGCCAGCATCCTTTTGTCCATGGGAATGATGATGCTTCCGCCGGTCATGGTTTCCATGCCCTTCAAGATTTTGCTCTTCATTATGGTCGACGGCTGGAATCTTCTGGTCGGATCTCTCGTCAACAGTTTTGCCTGATCCCTCTGGGAGGTATCATGACTCCGGAATTCGTTATCGGGTTTGCCAGACAATCCATCGAACTGACCCTGACCATCGCATTGCCCATGCTCGGTGTCGGCCTGCTGGTCGGTGTTTTCGTCAGCATGGTTCAGGCGGCCACCCAGATCCAGGAAATGACTCTGACTTTCGTTCCAAAGATCATCGCCGTCTTTTTGGCGTTGCTTTTCACCTTCCCTTGGATCATGGACAAGATAGTGACCTTCACCAGAGAAGTCTTTCTCAATCTTCCAAAGTATATAAGCTAGTTAGGGTAGCACGTTTCCTTCCATGC
Protein-coding regions in this window:
- a CDS encoding flagellar biosynthetic protein FliO translates to MDNATLSQNAMDIGSTGLKMASSLLVVLALLLLGFYLLRRFSPRLGFSRPSSVLHLVSRLGIGPRKEILVVRFLNKLLIIGVTETQMTLLGEELADHVQDPDFASVLEKHQKEGLASLGRNSAGPGLAGHKSGR
- the fliP gene encoding flagellar biosynthetic protein FliP, producing the protein MFKILISLPCWRSIKKKALLASAVILLALVLPATSLAAEPVLPTLSLSLAAGQTDPEKVSVLLEILALLTVLSLAPGIVLTLTSFTRIIIVFHFLRQAMGTQQMPPNQIMAGLAIFMTVAIMFPVGKQINDQALQPYLDERIGYKEALERTETPLRSFLFKHTREKDLSVFYSITGIERPQSKDDVPFMLLVPAYVISELKTGFQIGFLIYIPFLILDMVVASILLSMGMMMLPPVMVSMPFKILLFIMVDGWNLLVGSLVNSFA
- the fliQ gene encoding flagellar biosynthetic protein FliQ; its protein translation is MTPEFVIGFARQSIELTLTIALPMLGVGLLVGVFVSMVQAATQIQEMTLTFVPKIIAVFLALLFTFPWIMDKIVTFTREVFLNLPKYIS